The nucleotide window CCTTCTATTATCACCGTTGACACCATCATCGTCAGTAATCCCATTTATAAACTCCTCTTGTGTGGTTGAATGCCGCGCATTCAAGGAAAGAATGGATTTTGATGCCTTCATTACATCATAGTATCGTTCTGGGGAGATTTGAGCTCTCTCCATTATTTCTTCATCTGTTGGCTGCTTCTGAAGCTCAAACTTCAACTCCAGTTTAGCTCTTTGGATATCTGCCCTAACCTGTTCAAAAACAAATTATCAGAGTTTACGCAATCAAGTTGATAAGAAGAAATTCAAGAATCACAAATTTAGCCTACATTATTGCTAATGAAAAATGATCTAGGTAACATACTGATTCAAGTCCAAAGGGAACACGTGTGAAGCTTGAGAGGGTCATTGAACGAATGATGGAATGTCTTATCCAAAACAATCCATAGGTGGATAGCCGGAATCTTCTGTTCGGCTCGAAACGATCAATTGATGTAATGAGACCTTTAACTCCTGCCTGACACAGATCTTGAAACCGTGGGCTATTGCCAAAATCcgaaaaatatttgttgatcaCAAATAACACAAGCCGGAGGTTGTGCTGCAATAGATTCAACCAAGATTCTCAATATCCAAATCATATTATTAAACCATGCtgcaaaagatttgaaaaaaaaagaaaaaacttaaaTTACCTTGATGAGCTTGTTTCTTGCAGCTCGGCCGACCTCTATAGTTTTCTTCACTTGAGAAACGTTCATATTTGTTGCGTCAGCTAATTCAGCCTCTGTAGGTTCTCTACCTAGCTCCTTCTGCAAATCCTCTTTCACTTGAAGAAGTGCctgaaaataacaataatgctTTTTAATGTAAATTCATCTAAGAAAAGGAAGACAATAACTTTGTTGACTAAACTACTTAATTACCTTCATAGGTTGCATCAACTTGAACAACCAAGTATGCTCTGAAGAAGGAAGAACCGGAggtattttcattttcttccagTCCAAACTAACAAGATCTGTAGATGCTGAATATTCCCTAACAAGTTCCTCAATCTTCTCACTGTTATCCttaacatttcttttctttagaGTGGGAATGTTGTTTTTCAAAGCAATCCTCTTATCAAGACTTAGTCGTTTTGCCTTGGAATTTCTATTTCTAATCACCCTGGTCCTATCATTATTGTTTAACTCCCCTTCTTTATCAGCAATCTTCTTCCCCCGACGCAACACTCTCTTGGTCTTAGTATCTATATATTCTGCATTGTGAGTTTCGGATGCAGAGCTAAGTTTGTATATGTTTTCAAGTATGGCAGCAGCCTCGTTGTAGTCGACATCCAACAGCGCAGATTCCTCTGTAGAGATAGTTCTCCCTCGCTTGGGTGATTTGTTAGTCTTTCCCATCCGTTTCTTATTATTACTTTTCTCCATTTCAATGTGGATAGGAACTTTCTCTTTCGTCGCAATCAGTGCCGAATCATTGTGCTTATCTCCTTTAAATGCTACGATTAAAGGCCTCTTCAGGGTAGATCCATGAGTGCTAAACTTTGTATTTAATCCTAGTGGTGTCCTGGCAGCTGAGCTAGAAACAGTCACAACTCCCATATATACCACCACCGTGTTACAAAAGCTTTGTGAGAGAAAATGACAATTTTTCAACGCCCAGATTCTGCAACAACATAAGAGCAAAATGCACTACTATGAATTTTAAAGGAAAGAACATAAGAATCTCTTAATTAATCATCAATgtacttttattattaatttaacaaGAATATTAAACAGAGAAGTTATTAATCAAACCAAAAGactaaaaattgattaaaaaaaccAGAATCGTCACATGGTACATGCTATTTCTCACTCAAAAACACAATAATACTGCGTGCTTACAACATTCTAGAAgtaaaacaattttaattaCTTACCAGATAACagattttttatgtattaaaaaatattcatcgAACTCTTTTCaactttcattttcttcttatcttttgtATAGAGAgcatttatataaattttaatctgTAGATTATTAGTAAATCTTCATAGGCTCATTTAGATTTTGTGTTCTTCTTACCTTTTGAGTACTGAGTACATTTATATGAATGGTATTTTATTCGTTCAAAGACAAACTACAATAAAGAATATGCAATTTTAAAATCTAGAATCATTTTTTTAGAGGTATTTTAGGAgtaattctgcagcttttagcAGTAATTCGAGCAGCTTATAATCTCTGGAACTCTTATCAAAGAATACGGTTAAGAACTACAAACGATGGTACAAAATGAAAGATTGATATCTATGTTTTTAGCCAAGTAAATTGAGATAATACTTTATGAACTAACCAGATTTCTTGCAGTCAAAATAATCTTAATGTCTTACTATTCTTTGAAATGAAATAGTCATTTCTATAACGATTGTTAATCAAAcatatctaaaaactaaaaaatgatataaatCAATGATCAAGTGTGTAACAGCAGTAGTATACCTTTGATGTGCAGGAAGTAGCAGAATCAAATCCAAAGTAGATTTTCTAAACCAGAGAAGATCACTCAGAACTTTGAGAACCTAAGAATGTGAGAGAGAAGAACCTATGGTTGTTGATGACTCtgtattataaaagaaaatgcaaaataCGAGAATTATTACGTCCACAAATTTTGCTTCTCCAAAAATTAACATGAATTTGCTGAATTTGCTGGCagaaaaaagatgaagaagtgACAACGTGGCATTTTTGGAGTGGGAGATCAGATATTTCTGAAAATAATTGTGGATGACATTGTTTGGCACGTGGTTGGTTCTTAGCTTTGAAACTGAAAACTTTCGCTTGAGGTTCTGTCTTAAATACGTAGCACGTTAATAACCATGATAATGTGTTATactatgttttattaggtttttttatcattaaatttcatttttatatatacagATCTATACTATATcatgtaaaaaatataatttaaggattaaaaatttatatcaaaataaaattattttattatttaaaaatattaaatttgattttttattataaatattttagaattatttttaaaaatttatataatgcaATTACACATTATAAAATGTAAAAACGGATAAATATTTCATTATATTTGAGTTTGTGACGGAATAATATTGAGTTATAAATGAATTAGAAATTAAGAGCGCATGTTTTTTTAATGGAGATCATAATTTTGGAAAAATAGAGTAGGCCGAGAGATAAAAAAATGTGTTTCTAGAATTTAATTTCATGTACCTTGGATTATTGGCATTTCCGATCCTATCTTTAAAGAAGATGTGTTAGTTATTGTaatatgatataaattataaaaaaattaattattttttaaataatataatgaaatttttaaatatttaagtaattaatgaatattaatatgtctaattgaaaaattaaatttatttaatttttaataccaaaataattatatgtcatgtatatTATGTATCAAAATTGAAGAATTTAT belongs to Arachis duranensis cultivar V14167 chromosome 8, aradu.V14167.gnm2.J7QH, whole genome shotgun sequence and includes:
- the LOC107460627 gene encoding RNA polymerase sigma factor sigE, chloroplastic/mitochondrial yields the protein MGVVTVSSSAARTPLGLNTKFSTHGSTLKRPLIVAFKGDKHNDSALIATKEKVPIHIEMEKSNNKKRMGKTNKSPKRGRTISTEESALLDVDYNEAAAILENIYKLSSASETHNAEYIDTKTKRVLRRGKKIADKEGELNNNDRTRVIRNRNSKAKRLSLDKRIALKNNIPTLKKRNVKDNSEKIEELVREYSASTDLVSLDWKKMKIPPVLPSSEHTWLFKLMQPMKALLQVKEDLQKELGREPTEAELADATNMNVSQVKKTIEVGRAARNKLIKHNLRLVLFVINKYFSDFGNSPRFQDLCQAGVKGLITSIDRFEPNRRFRLSTYGLFWIRHSIIRSMTLSSFTRVPFGLESVRADIQRAKLELKFELQKQPTDEEIMERAQISPERYYDVMKASKSILSLNARHSTTQEEFINGITDDDGVNGDNRRQHALLRLALDDVLDSLKPKESLVIRQRFGLDGKGDRTLGEIAGNLNISREMVRKHEVKALMKLKHPARLDYLRRYVV